The genomic region CGCTCCAAGCCCCGGTGGGTAAAGACCGCCACCACTTTCAGGTCGCGCTGGCCGTGCTCGCCCAGGATGGTCACAACCTGGTTCTTGCGCACCGTCCCCCGGTGCACCTTGCCCAGGGCTATCTTGCCCAGAAAGTTGGAGTAGTCGAGGTTGGCCACCCGAAGCTGGAAGGGGCCCGAGGCCACCTGGGGGGCCGGGATGTGCTTCAGGATGGTCTCGAAAAGGTCGGTCAGGTCGGGCTTGGGGGTCTGGCCCAGCCAGGCCGTCCCCTCCCGGCCCACCGCGTATAGGTAGGGGAAGTCGAGCTGTTCGTCGGTAGCGCCGAGTTCGGCCATCAGGTCGAAGGTTTCGTTTAGCACCTCGTCGGGCCGGGCGTCTTTTTTGTCCACCTTGTTGATCACCACAATGGGTTTGAGACCGGCCTCGAGGGCCTTTTTGAGCACAAAGCGGGTCTGGGGCATGGGGCCTTCGGCGGCGTCTACCAGCAAAAGCACCCCGTCTACCATGCTCAAAGCCCGCTCCACCTCGCCGCCAAAGTCGGCGTGGCCGGGGGTATCCACGATGTTGATCTTCACGCCCCCCCATTCCACCGCGGTGTTTTTGGCCAGGATGGTAATGCCGCGCTCGCGCTCCAAATCGTTGGAGTCCATAATGCGCTCACCGCCCTCGTCGTGGCGCGAAAGGGCCTTGGCTTGCTTGAGCATCGCGTCTACCAGGGTGGTCTTGCCGTGGTCTACGTGCGCAATAATTGCGATGTTTCTGAGTTCCATTGTGTCTCCGGGGAATGCCGCCGTGGGCAACCCTCCCAGTCTAGCGGATGAACGGCAGTTTGTATATGCGGGCTCCACCCCACCCCGCTTCGCTCCCTACGCGGTAGGGAGGGTGTTTTCGGGCCATCTTGGGAGCAACCAAAAAAGAAGCTCTACGACGAAATTAGAGCTTCTCAACTCGGGAGCGCTCCACTGCCCGGACGCCACGCCGCCCAAAGCGCCGGGCCAGCTCGAGTTCGCTCATCACCAACGCCGTTGGCCGCCCGTGGGGGCAGACCCAGGGCAGCTCGCACTCGGCCAAGGTATCCAGCAAGGCCTGGGCCGAAGCAGCAGAAAGCGGATGACCGGCCTTGATGGCGGGCAAGCAAGCGAGGCGGGCCAGCACACCCCGCCAGGCCTCGGCGAAGCTCGAGGCACCCAGGCTACCCCGCACCACCTCGGGGATCAGCGAGGGGTGTCCGGCCAAAAAAGCCGGGATGGTGCGGATGCGGTACTTGCCGGGGCCAAACGGCTCCAAGAGTAGACCGGCCTGCTCGAGCGCCAGCGCCCGCTCGGCGTAGTTCAGTTCCTCACCCAGCGAAAGCGAGATCAGCTCGGGATGGGGAAGCTCCACGGGCGACTCTGCCTGGTAGCGCCGGGTCAGCTCTTCATACAAGATTCGCTCGTGTGCAGCGTGCTGATCCACCACGTAGAGCTCGTCTTCGGACTCGGCCAGCAGGTATAGCCCGCGGAAGCTGCCCAGGTAGCGCAAGCGAGGAAAACGGGTTTTTACCGGTGCAGGGCCGCTTAGCGGCGAAGGTTCGGGCAGGCTACGGGCCAGCGGATGGGCTGCAAGCATGCCCTGCACGGCCTGGGAGACAAAGCCCAGAACGGCCTCGGGCCGGATCAGCTTGACCCGGGACTTGTCGGGCGAGGTGTTGATCAAAAGGTGCTCGGCGGGAACCTCCAGGTTCAGCACACCCAAGGGAAACTGGCCCGCCGGGAGAAGCTCTTTGTAGGCAGCCAGAACCGCCTGCAGCAAGGGCTCGGGCCACTCCACCGGGCGCTGGTTGAGGGCCAACAGCAGTCGGTCGCGCCGGGGACGCGAGAGCTCCGGTCTCGAGAGCAGGCCGGTTAGGCGAAAAGCCCCTTCGGTAGCCTCTAAAGGCAACAGTCGGTTAGCCACCACCGAGCCCCACAGGAGCTTGACCACCGCCTCAAAACCGCCGCCACCATGGGCAATTTTTTCCTCACCATCCACTACCAGTCGTAAGGCAACGCTCGGGCGGTGCAGCAAGTAGCGCGAGACCAGATGCACCACCTTGCGCCCCTCGGCGGCAGGGGCCTCGAGGGCGTTGCGGCGGGCCGGTAGGTGGACAAACAGATCGCTTACCTCCACCCGGGTGCCCGCCGGGGCCGGGTGTTCTTGCAGCTCGAGCTGGTCTTGAAACGCGGTTAGGGTTGCGCCACCTAGCTGATGGGGCGGCCTCGAGGTAAGCCGCACACGGGCGGCCTGCCGGATGGCCCACAAACCCTCGCCTCGAAAGCCCAGGGTGCGGATGTGCTGTAGGTCGGTCAGCTTGCTGGTGGTGTGATGTTCTAGGGCCAGGGCCAGCTCGGTCTGGGGGATGCCCGTCCCGTTGTCGCTCACCACAATCTTGTCCAGCCCCCCACCCCATAGCTCGATATAGAGCCGGGTGGCGCCGGCGTCCAGGGCGTTCTCGAGCAGTTCCCGCACCACATCGGCAGGCCCCGAGACCACTTCGCCGGCGGCAATTTCGCGGATGAGCTCGGGGGGCAGTTTACGAATCATGGCGGCTAGCTGACAGGGGCCTCCACCACCTCCCGCGATACGCCTTTGAGCCTCTCCTGCAAACTCCGCAGAAAAAGCAGCGCATCGAGGGGGCTGGTACGGGAGAGGTCGAGCTCGAGCAGCTCTTGTAGCACTTCCTTGGGAAGCCCCTGGTGGCTGGCTTCTAGCCCGGCCATCACAGCCTTTGCCCGCTGCAAGACCGCTTTGGGCAACCCCGCCAGCCGCGCTACCTCGAGCCCGTAGCTTTTGCTGGCCGGCCCCGGTAGAACCTGATGATAAAACACCAGTCCCCCTGCTTCTTCCTTGGCTGCTACGTGGGCGTTGTGGGCCGCTGCTAGGCGCCCCGGCAAGGCGGTAAGTTCGAAGTAGTGGGTGGCAAAAAGGGTGTAGGCCCCTACCCGGTCGTGCAGGTGCTCGCAAGCCGCCCAGGCCAGGGCCAGGCCGTCGTAGGTGCTGGTGCCCCGCCCTATCTCGTCCAGCAAAACCAGGCTCTTGGAGGTTGCGTGGTGCAGGATGGCCGAGAGCTCCTCCATCTCTACCATGAAGGTGCTGCGCCCCCCGGCAATGTCGTCCGAGGCGCCAATCCGGGTGTAGATGCGGTCGAAGAGGGGCAGGGTAGCCGACTCGGCGGGTACAAACGAACCGATCTGGGCCAGCAGGGCAATCAGGGCGGTCTGGCGTAGGTAGGTAGACTTCCCGGCCATGTTGGGCCCGGTCAGAACTAAGAGCCGGGCCGAGGGGCTCATGGAAAGGTCGTTCGGGATGAAGGAATTGTTACGCTCCACCACGGGATGCCGCCCGGCCACAATGCGAAGGGTGCCATCGTGCGAGAAGCGGGGGCGGCTGTAGCCGTAGGCCACCGCGGCCTCGGCCAACGCCGCATATACGTCCAGCTCGGCCAGAACCTGGGCCGCCTGGTGCACCTCGTCGGCGGCCTGGGCCACCTGCTCGCGTAGCCGCAAAAACACCGCATACTCGCGCTTGACGGCCTCGGTCTCGGCCTGTAGGATTTTGCGCTCTTGTTCTTTGAGCTCCGGGGTACTAAAGCGCATGCGGTCTTTGAGGGTCTGGAGAGCCCGCCAGTCTTTGGGCACCAGGGCATAGTGCGGGCGGGTGACCTCGAGGTAGTACCCAAACACCGCGTTGTACCCCACCTTTAGGTTGGGAATACCGGTTTTCTCACGCTCTTCTGCTTCCAGGTGGGCAATCCAGTTACGCCCTTCTTCGGCCCGGTGACGCAGTTCGTCAAGTTCGGGGTCGAAGCCTTCGCGAATCAGGCCGCCCTCGGTGGGTTTGAGCGGGGGGTCTTCAACCAAAGCCGCCGCGATCTGCTCGGTAATGGCAGCGGGAAACGGCAAGCGTTCAGACAGGCTCGAGAGCGGCCCTATCCCTCTTAGCAGGTCGGTCAGCTCGGGCAGGAGTGACAAACTACGTTGCAAGGCCGAAAGGTCGCGGGGGCCGGCCCGCCCGGCCAGGAGTCGGGCTGCTAGGCGCTCGAGGTCGTGCATGCGGTAAAGCACCTTGCGCACCTCGGTTCGTAACACCCCGTCGCACACCAGAGCCTCGACCGCATCCAGCCGGGCTTGCAGCGGTGCTTCCTCTACCAGCGGATGCCGCAACCAGGCCCGCATCAAGCGCCGCCCGGGCGCGGTACGGGTCAGGCCCAGCACCCCCAGCAAGGTGCGTTCCTCGCTGCGATCTCCCACAAAACTGGGCTCGTAGATTTCCAGGGTGCGCAAGGTAGCCTCGCTCAGCTGCATATAGGCGCCGGGGTCGTAGCGCACAAAGCCGCGCACCTGGGGTAGCCCGTTCGGCTGCACCCGCAGGGCATAGGCCAGCACCGCCCCGGCGGAGCGCAGCAATGCCGGGTGTTCCAGCCCGGCCGGTAGCGGGTCGAACTGCGCTTGCAAGGCCGCCTGCCCCGCCTCGCCCAAAAAGCCCTCTTCCGAGAGCATCACCGGAAAACGCCGCTGAAACTCGGCCAGGAAGGCTTCGTTGTGAAAAAGCTCGGGTGCTAACAATACCTCGGCAGGCCGGTAGCGAAAGAGTTCATCGTACAGGGCGCTCTTGCCATAGAGCACACTGCCGCGAAACTCGCCTGTGGAGAGGTCTAGCAAGGCCAGACCATAGCCGTCGCCGGTGCTGATGGCAGCCAGATAGTTGGCCTCAGGCTTCAAAAGGTTCTCGCGCGTTACCGTGCCGGGCGTAAGTAGTTGGGTCACCTCACGCCGCACCAGTTTGTCGGCCTCTTCGGCCAGCTCCATCTGGTCGGCTACCGCAACCCGGAAGCCCAGCCTCAGGAGCTTTTCCAGGTGTACGTCCACCGCACGCACCGGAACACCCGCCATGGGGGTGGTGAAGTCCTTGGCGGTTTTGTGCGTAAGGGTAAGGTTCAAGGCCCGCGAAAGCTTCTCGGCATCTTCACCAAACGCCTCGTAAAAGTCGCCCACTTGGAAGAGCAACAGGTAGTCGGGGTAGGCGTCTCGCAGTTCGACGTACTGCTCGAGCAAAGGTGGTAAGGGGCCAGGCCCCTGGCCCTTGAGGGTCATGTGCAATATGATACCCCCGATAGCAGAGCACCAAGAATCCTTGGTCTAACTATTGAGCCAAGGGCCCTTCGTCCGACGGTTCCACACCTATAACTTACCGGACGCAAGAGGCTATCTTTTTGAATCCTAGAGCACTCCCCTCCCTTCCAAGGAGCGATATAACCCTCCGCTGCACGGATAACTTCGGGTATTAGCGGGCCACTTCCCAGGCCAGATGCTCCAGCTCCGGCTTGATCAGCTTGGTCCAGGCCACCATGACGGCATTGGGCGAGCCCGGCGTGGAAAACACCACTTTTTGACGGTAGGTTCCCGCAGTGGCGCGGGAAAGCATGGCCGCTGCGCCCACTTCGTTGTAGGAGAGCATCCGGAATAGCTCGCCAAAGCCCGGCATGGGTTTCTCGATCTTGCGGGCCAGCACATCGTAGGTGGTATCGCGCGGGGCGATGCCGGTGCCGCCGTTGAACAAAATGATCTGGGCGCCGGCTTCCACCATATCGTCCAGGGCCTTGGCAACCTGCTCGGGCTCGTCCTTAACAATGCGGTAGCCCACGATTTGGTGGCCCAGGGCCTCGATCTCGGGCCTCAGGTAGTGGTAGTTGGTGTCGGTCTCGAGGGTACGGGTATCGGAGGCCGTTACAATAGCGATCTTCACCGGGCCTCGAGCCTTGGCAATTGCCTTATGCTTCTCGGTGCTCTCGGACATGCTTGTTATTCTACGCCCAGAAAGACCCACGCTTTACCTGGGGTTCTAACCCAGGCTTTTATCTGGACTTAACGCGGTGCTGACTTATAGCGCGAGAATAAGCCTCCGATCACGAGGGAAGCCCAATGAACAGCTTACCACGCCCCGTTTTGCGTGCTCTAGAAGCTTTGGCCAGAAGCCCCATCCATACCTCCGCCCTGGCCATGGCT from Meiothermus sp. harbors:
- the mutL gene encoding DNA mismatch repair endonuclease MutL, with translation MIRKLPPELIREIAAGEVVSGPADVVRELLENALDAGATRLYIELWGGGLDKIVVSDNGTGIPQTELALALEHHTTSKLTDLQHIRTLGFRGEGLWAIRQAARVRLTSRPPHQLGGATLTAFQDQLELQEHPAPAGTRVEVSDLFVHLPARRNALEAPAAEGRKVVHLVSRYLLHRPSVALRLVVDGEEKIAHGGGGFEAVVKLLWGSVVANRLLPLEATEGAFRLTGLLSRPELSRPRRDRLLLALNQRPVEWPEPLLQAVLAAYKELLPAGQFPLGVLNLEVPAEHLLINTSPDKSRVKLIRPEAVLGFVSQAVQGMLAAHPLARSLPEPSPLSGPAPVKTRFPRLRYLGSFRGLYLLAESEDELYVVDQHAAHERILYEELTRRYQAESPVELPHPELISLSLGEELNYAERALALEQAGLLLEPFGPGKYRIRTIPAFLAGHPSLIPEVVRGSLGASSFAEAWRGVLARLACLPAIKAGHPLSAASAQALLDTLAECELPWVCPHGRPTALVMSELELARRFGRRGVRAVERSRVEKL
- a CDS encoding molybdenum cofactor biosynthesis protein B; amino-acid sequence: MSESTEKHKAIAKARGPVKIAIVTASDTRTLETDTNYHYLRPEIEALGHQIVGYRIVKDEPEQVAKALDDMVEAGAQIILFNGGTGIAPRDTTYDVLARKIEKPMPGFGELFRMLSYNEVGAAAMLSRATAGTYRQKVVFSTPGSPNAVMVAWTKLIKPELEHLAWEVAR
- the mutS gene encoding DNA mismatch repair protein MutS, which codes for MTLKGQGPGPLPPLLEQYVELRDAYPDYLLLFQVGDFYEAFGEDAEKLSRALNLTLTHKTAKDFTTPMAGVPVRAVDVHLEKLLRLGFRVAVADQMELAEEADKLVRREVTQLLTPGTVTRENLLKPEANYLAAISTGDGYGLALLDLSTGEFRGSVLYGKSALYDELFRYRPAEVLLAPELFHNEAFLAEFQRRFPVMLSEEGFLGEAGQAALQAQFDPLPAGLEHPALLRSAGAVLAYALRVQPNGLPQVRGFVRYDPGAYMQLSEATLRTLEIYEPSFVGDRSEERTLLGVLGLTRTAPGRRLMRAWLRHPLVEEAPLQARLDAVEALVCDGVLRTEVRKVLYRMHDLERLAARLLAGRAGPRDLSALQRSLSLLPELTDLLRGIGPLSSLSERLPFPAAITEQIAAALVEDPPLKPTEGGLIREGFDPELDELRHRAEEGRNWIAHLEAEEREKTGIPNLKVGYNAVFGYYLEVTRPHYALVPKDWRALQTLKDRMRFSTPELKEQERKILQAETEAVKREYAVFLRLREQVAQAADEVHQAAQVLAELDVYAALAEAAVAYGYSRPRFSHDGTLRIVAGRHPVVERNNSFIPNDLSMSPSARLLVLTGPNMAGKSTYLRQTALIALLAQIGSFVPAESATLPLFDRIYTRIGASDDIAGGRSTFMVEMEELSAILHHATSKSLVLLDEIGRGTSTYDGLALAWAACEHLHDRVGAYTLFATHYFELTALPGRLAAAHNAHVAAKEEAGGLVFYHQVLPGPASKSYGLEVARLAGLPKAVLQRAKAVMAGLEASHQGLPKEVLQELLELDLSRTSPLDALLFLRSLQERLKGVSREVVEAPVS